The genomic interval CTAGAATCCGGCGCATCGCTTTTTCCCTGACCGCCGAGCCTGGAGCTGCCATGACCCCTGCGTTGGACTTGTTGAAAAAAGTTCGTGCCGAACATCGCGTGCACAGTTACGAACATGATCCCAAGGCGGCCTCCTACGGGCTGGAGGCCGCGGAAAAGCTGGGGTTGGATCCGGCGCAGGTGTTCAAGACGCTGCTGGCGGCCAGTGAAAAGGGTGAGCTGCTGGTGGCGGTGGTGCCGGTCGTCGGAAGCCTCGACCTCAAAGGGCTGGCCCACGCGGCGGGGGTGAAGAAAGTCGAAATGGCCGATCCTGCGGCGGCGCAACGCTCCACGGGGTACTTGCTCGGTGGCATCAGCCCGCTGGGGCAGAAAAAACGCCTGCGCACGTTCATCGACAGCTCGGCCCAACCTTTTGCGACCATTTATGTCAGCGCCGGCCGCCGGGGGCTGGAGGTTGAACTGGCGCCGGCGGTTTTGGCCGAACACACCCAGGCCCGGTTCGCCGACATCGGCCGCGCGTGAGACGCCTCGACACTGTATGACGGAAATCGGCGGACTCTGTCTCTGGCGCGGAACCGGTCGCCACGGCATGCTCGGCCGACAGACAAAGGGAGAAGGTTATGCAGCTAGCGTTTCATCAGGTCGATGCGTTCAGCGATCGGCCGTTCAGCGGCAATCCGGCGATGGTCTACCGGCTCGACGCCTGGCTTGCGGACGATCTGATGCAGAAGATCGCCGCCGAGCACAACCTGGCGGAAACCGCGTTTCTGGTGCGCGAAGGGCAGGCCTGGCACATCCGCTGGTTCACGCCGACCACCGAAGTGCCGCTGTGCGGCCATGCGACCCTGGCCAGCGCCCATGTGCTGTTCGACATCTATAAGGAAACCGCCGAACGTCTGGACTTCACCTGCAAGTCCGGGCCGTTGAGCGTCAGCCGCGAAGGCGACACCCTATGGCTGGACTTCCCGGCCATCGAGGCGGTGGAGCGGGGCGTCACCGTGGAGATCGAGCGGGCGCTGAACGTCCAGGCGGTGGATGTCCTCAGTTCCAATGAGTTGATGGTGGTGCTGGAGTCGGAGCAGGCCGTGCTCGACTGCAAACCGGACATGGCCGCCCTGGCCAGACTGCCGTGGCTGGGCGCCATCGTCACCGCGCGGGGCAGCCAGCATGACTTCGTCTCGCGTTACTTTGCCCCGGCCATCGGCATCAACGAAGACCCGGTCACCGGTTCCACCCACTGCAGCCTGATCCCTTACTGGGCCAAGCGGCTGGGCAAAACCCGCCTGACCGCTTGCCAGCGCTCGGCGCGTGGCGGGGAACTGTTCTGCCGGCTGGAAGGCGAGCGGGTGAAGATCGGCGGGCATGCGACGCTGGTGGCCAGCGGCACCTTGACCCTGAAGTAGCCCGCTCCCACAGGGATCGCTGGTGCCCGCAGAATCCCTGCACACCACAAAAACCTGTAGGGGCTTGCCTGCAAGCGATGGGGCCGGTAGTGCCGGCATCGGGGGTGACTGACCCATCGCCATCGCCAGCAGGCTGGCTCCTACAGGTATCGTGGATGTACTCAGGATCGGCCGTCACCCCAAACCACTGTGGGAGCTGCGGTGCGACGACTCGACTTGCCAGCGACAGGGCCGGCAATGCCGGCACAGGGATTGGCTTGATTCAGTGAGCGGTGCTGTACCGCCGCACGCCGTTCTCCACCGCCGGAATCTGCGCCGCCGTGCTGCCCGAGGCCTGGAACAGCACCAGGTGTTCGGCGGCCACGCGAATGCCCACGTCGGCGCCGACCTGGTGATCCACATGGCTGGGGAAGATTGACTCCAGTTGCGCGCCGGTCGGCAGTTGCAGGCGGTACAGGGTCGAAGCGCCGAGGAACGTCTTGCCGACGATCCTCGCCTTGAGCGCGCTGTCGGGGGCATGGACGATGTCGTCCGGCCGCAGCAGCACGTCCACCGCGCCGCCGACCGGCCAGGTGTAGGCGCGGTTGCCGCGCAGTTCGCCAAGCTCGGTCTGCACCGACTCGGGACTGCTGAGCTGGCCGCGGATGAAGTAGCCCTGGCCGATGAAGCTGGCGACGAACGGGGTCGCCGGTTCGTGGTACAGGTTGTAGGGCGTGTCCCACTGCTCCAGCCGGCCTTCCTTGAACACCCCGACGTGGTCGCTGACCGCGAAGGCCTCTTCCTGATCGTGGGTCACCAAAATCGCGCTGGTGCCCCGGGCCTTGAGGATGTCCCGCACTTCGCGGCTGAGCTTGCGCCGCAGTTCGCCGTCGAGGTTGGAGAACGGCTCGTCGAGCAGCAGCAATTGCGGCTCCGGCGCCAGCGCCCGGGCGAGGGCGACGCGCTGTTGCTGGCCGCCGGACAGTTCATGGGGAAAACGCTTGCCCAGGTTCTTCAGGTTGACCAGTTCCAGCAGCTCTTCGGTGACGCGCTCCTTGTGCGGATGCTTGCGGATGCCGAAGGCGATGTTGTCCGCCACGCTCAGGTGCGGGAACAGCGCGTAGTCCTGGAACACCATGCCGATCCGGCGCTTCTCCGGCGCGAGGGTGAAGCCTGCGCTGGAGAGGGTTTCGCCGCCGAGCTGGATTTCCCCTTCGTGCACCGGCTCGAAACCGGCGATGGCGCGCAGGGTGGTGGTCTTGCCGCAGCCGGACGAGCCCAGCAGGCAGCCGATGTCGCCGGCGTTGAGGTGCAGGTTGAGGTTCTGCACCACACGTTGGTCTTGATAGCCGCAAGCGAGGTTGCGCAGGTTCAGCAGTAATTCATGGCTCATGCGTGGTGATATGCCGGTTCGACGAGGAACTCGAGCAGGGCCTTCTGTGCGTGGAGACGGTTTTCTGCCTGATCCCACGCCACGGAGCGCGGGTCGTCAAGCAGGTCGAGGCTGATTTCTTCGCCGCGGTGGGCAGGCAGGCAGTGCATGAACAGCACGTCCTCGGCGGCCAGGTCCAGCAGGGCGCGGGTGACCTGGAACGGCGCGAACAGCTTGAGGCGCTTGGCGGTTTCCTCTTCCTGGCCCATGGAAGTCCAGACGTCGGTGCTCACCAGGTGCGCGCCGCGCACGGCGTCCTGCGGGTCGCGGACGATGGTCACGCGGTCGCCGGCGCGGGCGACGAATTCAGGGTTGGGTTCGTAGCCTTCCGGGCAGGCCACGCGCAACTGGAAGTCGAACTGGATCGCCGCTTCTATATAGCTGTTGCACATGTTGTTGCCGTCGCCGATCCAGGCCACGGTCTTGCCCTGGATCGAACCGCGGTGCTCGAGGAACGTCTGCATGTCGGCCAGCAACTGGCACGGGTGCAGGTCGTCCGACAGGCCGTTGATCACCGGCACGCGGGAGTTGGCGGCGAATTCGGTCAGGGTGCTGTGGGCAAAGGTACGGATCATCACGGCATCGAGCATGCTCGACATGACGATGGCGCAGTCGCTGATGGGCTCGCCGCGGCCCAGTTGGGTGTCGCGCGGCGACAGGAAGATCGCCTGGCCGCCGAGCTGGATCATGCCGGCCTCGAAGGAGATCCGGGTGCGGGTCGAGGACTTCTCGAAGATCATCCCCAGTACGCGGTTTTTCAAGGGCTCGAACAGTACGCCGCGGTTACGCAGGTCCTTGAGCTCAACGCCTCGACGGATCACGCTGACCAGCTCTTCGGGCGTGCAATCCATCAGGGAGAGAAAGTGCCTTGCGCTCATCATTGACTACCTTTTTGCTACGGACCGCAGATGCTCAAAGCCTTGTTTTTCTTAACAACGGGCGAGACCTGCGGCGTAAGCCGCACGGGGGCGACGAAATAGGGGAAGGCGCGATATTGACACTAAATGTCGCGTTTTTCCAATAGGCGAAGGGTTTCGCGGAGTTCGATGGCGTAATAAAGCCGTCTGGAGCGTGTCGCCGAGGCCGGTTCCGGTCGGCAGCGACCTCTTTTTACACTGGCGCCGACGGGCTTGGCAATCAAGCGTGGCGGGGATGGCACGGCTCTGGTCGGTTTGCGGCCGGTGCGTCACCGATCCGTTTGGTCGAATGGACGGGGTGAAACATTTGCTAAAGCAAAGTGCTGGGTTATAAATAAATCACGAGCGACGCAGGAAGCCTCCGCATGGAATCGAAAGAGCAACTGTTAATGGAACTGCTGGGCCACACGGCACGCTCGCTGACCCACCTCACGGCGTCGGTCACCTCGATGTCGTTCGAACTGCTGCG from Pseudomonas ekonensis carries:
- the ybaK gene encoding Cys-tRNA(Pro) deacylase, giving the protein MTPALDLLKKVRAEHRVHSYEHDPKAASYGLEAAEKLGLDPAQVFKTLLAASEKGELLVAVVPVVGSLDLKGLAHAAGVKKVEMADPAAAQRSTGYLLGGISPLGQKKRLRTFIDSSAQPFATIYVSAGRRGLEVELAPAVLAEHTQARFADIGRA
- a CDS encoding PhzF family phenazine biosynthesis protein; translated protein: MQLAFHQVDAFSDRPFSGNPAMVYRLDAWLADDLMQKIAAEHNLAETAFLVREGQAWHIRWFTPTTEVPLCGHATLASAHVLFDIYKETAERLDFTCKSGPLSVSREGDTLWLDFPAIEAVERGVTVEIERALNVQAVDVLSSNELMVVLESEQAVLDCKPDMAALARLPWLGAIVTARGSQHDFVSRYFAPAIGINEDPVTGSTHCSLIPYWAKRLGKTRLTACQRSARGGELFCRLEGERVKIGGHATLVASGTLTLK
- a CDS encoding ABC transporter ATP-binding protein is translated as MSHELLLNLRNLACGYQDQRVVQNLNLHLNAGDIGCLLGSSGCGKTTTLRAIAGFEPVHEGEIQLGGETLSSAGFTLAPEKRRIGMVFQDYALFPHLSVADNIAFGIRKHPHKERVTEELLELVNLKNLGKRFPHELSGGQQQRVALARALAPEPQLLLLDEPFSNLDGELRRKLSREVRDILKARGTSAILVTHDQEEAFAVSDHVGVFKEGRLEQWDTPYNLYHEPATPFVASFIGQGYFIRGQLSSPESVQTELGELRGNRAYTWPVGGAVDVLLRPDDIVHAPDSALKARIVGKTFLGASTLYRLQLPTGAQLESIFPSHVDHQVGADVGIRVAAEHLVLFQASGSTAAQIPAVENGVRRYSTAH
- the argF gene encoding ornithine carbamoyltransferase, translated to MSARHFLSLMDCTPEELVSVIRRGVELKDLRNRGVLFEPLKNRVLGMIFEKSSTRTRISFEAGMIQLGGQAIFLSPRDTQLGRGEPISDCAIVMSSMLDAVMIRTFAHSTLTEFAANSRVPVINGLSDDLHPCQLLADMQTFLEHRGSIQGKTVAWIGDGNNMCNSYIEAAIQFDFQLRVACPEGYEPNPEFVARAGDRVTIVRDPQDAVRGAHLVSTDVWTSMGQEEETAKRLKLFAPFQVTRALLDLAAEDVLFMHCLPAHRGEEISLDLLDDPRSVAWDQAENRLHAQKALLEFLVEPAYHHA